One Periophthalmus magnuspinnatus isolate fPerMag1 chromosome 15, fPerMag1.2.pri, whole genome shotgun sequence genomic window carries:
- the LOC117382208 gene encoding coiled-coil domain-containing protein 177, whose amino-acid sequence MTQVRSTSPVLHLDLNNFESVEAQRSRYILTSPRSLESCARLGIKPVELLIKSLNQLKTERRDVPFEVVKVMHEMYERERKRLLRMCKAERERLIQGCTEDWRPKDQKAPEVAPRTSRTSTRTQNKKDESYERPVTYADLCFKKKSMSSNKEQDRSTLCSISLGDLRQSPASERKLERITTAINKEMNVTVSEEDRKIAALMLARHEEEQMRLEQSYNEEQERKDARHKEDAEKMEEERKRLKKIKLGMKRWHEELEFRRRVRNKLETEKSTQLEQEVLLHEDRWRRLKEEVEVQRKEKLIAAVREAGERKRNQERLLRDKEEEDRKVLEQDRVVSVEREQRAKMNKALQEMKERRRLQEENRQELLRHVFTKQRIEQEEEEVEEQRRRELEKKMEVCSKKYAEVVDARLREIKERVAQEEEQIHRAKLRASLQKTEQLMHKRVLYEVSQRRMQKATQHASELNKSRAMQVKQRNRLREVCHQQMRERLQAEEEEVRKMKESCVVRKEWKIEKLRRQREQIQEEAHRLARASFHLRDRVRQHINNNNFDQRLKEAQLNAAMGHVKLI is encoded by the coding sequence ATGACACAAGTACGATCTACGTCTCCAGTTCTTCATTTGGATCTGAACAACTTCGAGTCTGTGGAAGCGCAAAGGAGTCGCTATATTTTGACAAGTCCACGCTCGTTGGAGTCTTGCGCGCGCCTTGGCATCAAACCTGTTGAACTTTTGATCAAATCTCTGAACCAGCTGAAAACAGAGCGACGTGACGTGCCTTTTGAGGTCGTAAAAGTTATGCATGAGATGTAtgaaagggaaagaaagaggctGTTGCGCATGTGTAAGGCGGAGAGGGAGAGATTAATCCAAGGGTGCACAGAAGACTGGAGGCCCAAAGATCAAAAAGCACCAGAGGTTGCACCTAGGACTTCAAGGACTTCAACAAGAACGCAAAACAAAAAGGATGAATCATATGAACGTCCAGTAACATACGCTGATTTGTGTTTCAAAAAGAAATCTATGAGTAGCAACAAGGAGCAAGATAGAAGCACCCTTTGCAGCATCAGTCTTGGAGATCTCAGACAGTCCCCAGCCTCTGAAAGAAAACTGGAGAGAATTACCACTGCTATCAATAAAGAAATGAATGTTACAGTGTCTGAGGAAGACCGCAAGATAGCTGCATTGATGTTGGCAAGGCATGAGGAAGAGCAAATGAGACTAGAGCAAAGTTACAATGAAGAACAGGAGAGAAAGGATGCAAGGCATAAAGAGGATGCtgagaagatggaggaggagagaaagagactgaaaaaaataaagttgggaATGAAGCGTTGGCATGAGGAGTTAGAATTTAGGAGGAGGGTTAGGAACAAATTGGAAACGGAGAAATCAACACAACTGGAACAAGAGGTGCTTTTACATGAAGATAGATGGAGGAGACTGAAAGAAGAAGTTGAGGTGCAAAGAAAGGAGAAGTTGATAGCCGCTGTGAGGGAAGCAGGGGAACGTAAACGTAACCAGGAGAGGCTGCTGAGAgataaagaagaagaggatAGAAAAGTGCTAGAACAGGACAGGGTGGTATCagtggagagggagcagagggcaaAGATGAACAAAGCACTACAGGaaatgaaggagaggaggagactgcAAGAGGAGAACAGACAAGAGCTTTTGAGACATGTGTTTACAAAGCAGCGGATAgaacaggaagaagaagaggtggaggagcagaggagaagagagctgGAGAAAAAGATGGAGGTCTGTAGTAAGAAATATGCGGAGGTTGTAGATGCACGTTTAAGGGAGATTAAAGAAAGAGTTGCACAAGAAGAGGAGCAGATTCACAGGGCAAAGCTAAGGGCTTCACTACAGAAGACAGAACAGCTAATGCACAAAAGAGTATTGTACGAAGTGAGCCAGCGGAGGATGCAGAAAGCAACCCAACACGCCTCAGAGTTGAACAAAAGCAGAGCCATGCAGGTAAAGCAGAGAAACAGACTTAGAGAGGTGTGTCACcagcagatgagagagaggctgcaggccgaggaagaggaggtgagaaaGATGAAGGAGAGTTGTGTAGTAAGGAAGGAATGGAAGATAGAGAAGctgaggaggcagagggagcaAATACAGGAGGAGGCGCACAGACTGGCCCGGGCTTCATTTCATCTCAGAGACAGAGTGAGGCagcacatcaacaacaacaattttgaCCAGAGACTCAAAGAAGCTCAACTCAATGCTGCTATGGGCCATGTGAAACTGATTTAG
- the nsmce4a gene encoding non-structural maintenance of chromosomes element 4 homolog A isoform X1 yields MRRSKGDGDDDNNHKTSTVRKRDQRRDRDHDGSGIDSGNLQDNDDHVNRREIRSKYRDLINSVQQNREDMLNPSNNMLTEVLEEANKLFKDVRQAREAALDAQLLVVATDLGKEKASQLCAEGSSFDPSAFAEHLLSFMGLNRLEDAQNGQQNGGEGYLPDDAWDRVARRAECCFKTAPTFHYMLGSFHAEPPPPKQRTERQIRAPNKEAKRIMPTQLKKMEESQQEATEKEVERILGYLKGYYKEDPTAPIPYYEFVIDPNSFSRTVENMFHTSFLIRDGLARMYLDDNRLPCIAPAEEGGMEDGASTSRKQGVTSISLKTWKELIEAFDITDTMIQPLNVSQTE; encoded by the exons ATGAGAAGGTCAAAGGGGGATGGCGACGATGACAACAACCACAAGACCTCCACAGTCCGCAAGCGAGATCAGCGGCGTGACAGAGATCATGATGGTTCTGGGATTGACTCTGGAAATCTGCAGGACAATGATGACCATGTCAACAGACGAGAAATACGGAGCAAATACAGAGACCTGATCAACTCAGTGCAAC AGAATAGAGAGGATATGTTAAATCCTTCCAACAACATGCTCACAGAGGTTTTAGAAGAAGCAAACAAGCTTTTTAAAGATG TACGTCAGGCCAGAGAGGCAGCTCTAGATGCTCAGCTCCTTGTTGTGGCCACTGACCTTGGGAAAGAGAAAGCCAGTCAGCTGTGCGCAGAAGGGTCCTCTTTTGACCCTTCTGCTTTTGCTGAACACCTT TTATCCTTCATGGGTCTAAACCGATTGGAGGATGCACAGAATGGCCAGCAGAATGGAGGTGAGGGATACCTGCCCGATGATGCATGGGACAGAGTGGCCCGTAGAGCGGAGTGCTGCTTCAAAACTGCCCCAACTTTCCATTACAT GTTGGGTTCATTTCATGCAGAGCCGCCGCCTCCGAAACAAAGAACTGAGAGACAAATAAGGGCACCAAACAAAGAAGCAAAAAGAATTATGCCTACTCAG CTTAAGAAAATGGAAGAATCTCAACAAGAAGCAACGGAAAAAGAGGTGGAGAGGATCCTGGGATACCTGAAGGGTTATTACAAAGAGGATC CAACAGCTCCAATACCATATTATGAATTTGTCATTGACCCCAACTCATTTTCCCGAACTGTAGAAAACATGTTCCACACGTCTTTTTTAATCAGG GATGGTTTGGCCCGCATGTATCTAGATGATAACAGATTACCTTGTAtag CTCCTGCAGAAGAAGGTGGGATGGAGGATGGAGCATCAACAAGTCGAAAACAAGGTGTAACATCAATAAGTCTTAAAACATGGAAA GAGCTGATAGAAGCCTTTGACATTACAGACACAATGATCCAACCTTTGAACGTGTCGCAGACTGAGTGA
- the nsmce4a gene encoding non-structural maintenance of chromosomes element 4 homolog A isoform X2, which yields MRRSKGDGDDDNNHKTSTVRKRDQRRDRDHDGSGIDSGNLQDNDDHVNRREIRSKYRDLINSVQQNREDMLNPSNNMLTEVLEEANKLFKDVRQAREAALDAQLLVVATDLGKEKASQLCAEGSSFDPSAFAEHLLSFMGLNRLEDAQNGQQNGGEGYLPDDAWDRVARRAECCFKTAPTFHYMLGSFHAEPPPPKQRTERQIRAPNKEAKRIMPTQLKKMEESQQEATEKEVERILGYLKGYYKEDPTAPIPYYEFVIDPNSFSRTVENMFHTSFLIRLLQKKVGWRMEHQQVENKV from the exons ATGAGAAGGTCAAAGGGGGATGGCGACGATGACAACAACCACAAGACCTCCACAGTCCGCAAGCGAGATCAGCGGCGTGACAGAGATCATGATGGTTCTGGGATTGACTCTGGAAATCTGCAGGACAATGATGACCATGTCAACAGACGAGAAATACGGAGCAAATACAGAGACCTGATCAACTCAGTGCAAC AGAATAGAGAGGATATGTTAAATCCTTCCAACAACATGCTCACAGAGGTTTTAGAAGAAGCAAACAAGCTTTTTAAAGATG TACGTCAGGCCAGAGAGGCAGCTCTAGATGCTCAGCTCCTTGTTGTGGCCACTGACCTTGGGAAAGAGAAAGCCAGTCAGCTGTGCGCAGAAGGGTCCTCTTTTGACCCTTCTGCTTTTGCTGAACACCTT TTATCCTTCATGGGTCTAAACCGATTGGAGGATGCACAGAATGGCCAGCAGAATGGAGGTGAGGGATACCTGCCCGATGATGCATGGGACAGAGTGGCCCGTAGAGCGGAGTGCTGCTTCAAAACTGCCCCAACTTTCCATTACAT GTTGGGTTCATTTCATGCAGAGCCGCCGCCTCCGAAACAAAGAACTGAGAGACAAATAAGGGCACCAAACAAAGAAGCAAAAAGAATTATGCCTACTCAG CTTAAGAAAATGGAAGAATCTCAACAAGAAGCAACGGAAAAAGAGGTGGAGAGGATCCTGGGATACCTGAAGGGTTATTACAAAGAGGATC CAACAGCTCCAATACCATATTATGAATTTGTCATTGACCCCAACTCATTTTCCCGAACTGTAGAAAACATGTTCCACACGTCTTTTTTAATCAGG CTCCTGCAGAAGAAGGTGGGATGGAGGATGGAGCATCAACAAGTCGAAAACAAGGTGTAA